The following proteins come from a genomic window of Bos mutus isolate GX-2022 chromosome 21, NWIPB_WYAK_1.1, whole genome shotgun sequence:
- the AMN gene encoding protein amnionless has translation MGAPGLVLLWLQLCALTRAAYKVWVPNTNFDDATNWSQNRPPCAGAAVEFPADKTLSVLVREGHSISDMLLPLDGEFVLASGAGFGAADAGSRPDCGPGARARFLDPDRFLWLDPRLWRPGDAGRGLFSVDAERVPCRHDDVVFPADASFRVGLGPGAGTVRVRSVQALGQTFARDEDLTAFLASRAGRLRFHGPGALSVDPEACADPSGCVCGNAETQPWICAALLQPLGGGCPQAACLEPLRPEGQCCDLCGAVVSLTHGPAFDLQQYRARLLHAFLALPQYQGLQVAVSKVPRPPGLREASDAKADTEIQVVLVEAGPETGGAGRLARALLADIAEHGEALGILSATARESGAPVWGGSAAGLKAPARAGLAGGLAAAGLLVLTALLAGALLLRREGRLRWRRRDEAAPARAGAPLGFHNPVFYAADSGEALPAPKSDQRSSSRSYFLNPLFGEAEAEA, from the exons ATGGGCGCACCGGGCCTGGTCCTGCTGTGGCTGCAGCTGTGCG ccctgacGCGGGCCGCCTACAAAGTCTGGGTCCCCAACACCAACTTTGACGATGCCACCAACTGGAGCCAGAACCGGCCCCCGTGTGCGGGCGCTGCTGTGGAGTTCCCCGCGGACAAG ACGCTGTCAGTCCTGGTGCGAGAAGGTCACAGCATCTCAGACATG cTCTTGCCGCTGGACGGGGAATTCGTCCTGGCCTCGGGAGCTGGATTCGGCGCCGCGGACGCCGGCTCGCGCCCGGACTGCGGCCCAG GAGCCCGCGCGCGCTTCCTCGACCCCGACCGCTTCCTGTGGCTCGATCCGCGCCTGTGGCGCCCCGGGGACGCGGGGCGCGGCCTCTTCTCCGTGGACGCCGAGCGCGTGCCCTGCCGCCACGACGACGTCGTCTTCCCGGCCGACGCCTCCTTCCGCGTGGGCCTGGGCCCGGGCGCCGGCACCGTGCGCGTCCGCAGCGTCCAGGCGCTGGGCCAG ACGTTCGCGCGCGACGAGGACCTGACGGCTTTCCTGGCGTCCCGCGCGGGCCGCCTGCGCTTCCACGGGCCGGGCGCTCTAAGCGTGGACCCCGAGGCCTGCGCGGACCCGTCGGGCTGCGTCTGCGGCAACGCCGAG ACGCAGCCGTGGATCTGCGCCGCACTGCTCCAACCCCTGGGTGGCGGCTGCCCCCAGGCCGCCTGCCTGGAGCCCCTCCGGCCCGAAGGGCAGTGCTGCGACCTCTGCG GAGCTGTCGTGTCGCTGACCCACGGCCCTGCCTTTGACCTGCAGCAGTACCGGGCGCGGCTGCTGCACGCCTTCCTGGCTCTG CCCCAGTACCAGGGGCTGCAAGTGGCCGTGTCCAAGGTCCCGCGCCCGCCCGGGCTCCGCGAAGCCTCAGACGCGAAGGCGGACACGGAGATCCAGGTGGTGCTGGTAGAGGCCGGGCCCGAGACCGGCGGCGCGGGGCGCCTGGCCCGGGCCCTCCTGGCGGACATCGCGGAGCACG GCGAGGCCCTCGGAATCCTCTCGGCGACCGCTCGAGAGTCGGGCGCGCCCGTCTGGGGTGGCTCGGCGGCGGGGTTGAAGGCGCCGGCGCGCGCGGGGCTGGCGGGCGGCTTGGCGGCCGCGGGGCTGCTGGTGCTAACGGCGCTGCTGGCGGGGGCGCTGCTGCTGCGCCGCGAGGGGAGGCTCAG GTGGAGGAGGCGCGACGAGGCGGCCCCCGCTCGGGCCGGGGCGCCGCTGGGCTTCCACAACCCGGTGTTCTACGCGGCGGACTCCGGGGAGGCG CTCCCGGCCCCGAAGTCGGACCAAAGGAGCTCCAGCCGCAGCTACTTCCTTAATCCGCTGTTCGGCGAAGCGGAGGCCGAGGCCTGA